Proteins encoded together in one Riemerella anatipestifer window:
- a CDS encoding gliding motility protein GldB, with translation MMKHISWLILLLGVLVSCQKEDKGWNIDLKAPLPKVKTVDISHQFYDENYSLEDFKKEYPWFQGTVSDEDFMLRRKDTLEINIYKEALKKVNVPELEKGLSELFARVQHYFPQFKTPVVYLYSSAVQDVEVPVFYHAEKNWLFIDIAAFMGEGNRYYIGVNQYLQVSMNPQNLLPKAALALSEHIVPMDRSEQKFIDKMMYEGKLMLLQDALLPNTADYLKIGYTPKQYEWATQNKSNIWNFFVENDLLFSDDMQLSGRFLAPAPFSKFYTEVDNESSPRVGVYTGWEIGRKFFKEKPETPLPQFLNMKGEEIFNQSKYQGK, from the coding sequence ATGATGAAACACATTAGTTGGTTAATCCTATTACTTGGAGTGTTAGTTTCTTGCCAAAAGGAAGACAAAGGCTGGAATATAGACCTCAAGGCACCTTTACCTAAGGTAAAAACCGTAGATATTTCTCATCAGTTTTACGATGAAAATTACTCTTTGGAAGATTTTAAGAAGGAATACCCTTGGTTTCAAGGGACGGTTTCCGATGAAGATTTTATGCTAAGAAGAAAAGACACCTTGGAGATAAACATCTACAAAGAAGCCCTCAAAAAAGTGAATGTGCCAGAGTTAGAAAAAGGTTTGAGCGAACTCTTTGCACGCGTGCAGCACTATTTTCCTCAATTCAAAACGCCTGTGGTTTACCTTTATTCTTCTGCTGTGCAAGACGTGGAAGTTCCCGTCTTTTATCACGCCGAAAAAAATTGGCTCTTTATAGATATTGCCGCCTTTATGGGGGAGGGCAACCGCTATTATATAGGGGTTAATCAGTATTTACAAGTTTCTATGAACCCTCAAAACTTATTACCTAAAGCTGCTTTAGCGTTGTCGGAACACATCGTGCCGATGGATAGGAGCGAACAAAAATTCATAGACAAAATGATGTACGAAGGAAAACTAATGCTTTTACAAGACGCTCTGTTACCCAACACAGCCGATTATTTAAAGATAGGCTACACACCTAAACAATACGAGTGGGCGACTCAAAACAAAAGTAACATTTGGAACTTTTTTGTAGAAAACGATTTGTTGTTTAGCGACGATATGCAGCTTTCGGGGAGATTTTTAGCACCCGCACCATTCTCTAAGTTTTATACAGAAGTAGATAACGAGTCTTCGCCTAGAGTGGGCGTTTATACAGGGTGGGAGATTGGCAGAAAGTTCTTTAAAGAAAAGCCAGAAACACCACTTCCTCAATTCTTGAATATGAAGGGCGAGGAGATTTTTAACCAATCCAAATATCAAGGTAAGTAG
- the gldC gene encoding gliding motility protein GldC encodes MRKTQITVNVELDENHIPEKMTWHAQDGGIEAQETKATMISVWDDKTMEALRIDLWTKDMPVDHMKRFFHQILVSLGHTYQRATGEDDVAQWLEEKAEEFAVKSAIKM; translated from the coding sequence ATGAGAAAAACACAGATAACAGTAAATGTAGAGCTAGACGAAAACCATATTCCAGAGAAAATGACTTGGCACGCCCAAGATGGCGGGATAGAAGCTCAAGAAACCAAAGCCACAATGATTTCTGTTTGGGACGACAAAACGATGGAAGCACTTAGAATAGACCTCTGGACTAAAGATATGCCCGTGGATCATATGAAACGTTTTTTCCACCAGATATTAGTTTCTTTGGGGCACACTTACCAGAGAGCTACAGGGGAAGACGATGTTGCCCAATGGCTAGAAGAGAAAGCGGAAGAATTTGCCGTAAAATCAGCCATTAAAATGTAG
- the nadE gene encoding NAD(+) synthase has product MQTDKVIQHIVNWLKDYAQKANAKGYVVGVSGGVDSGVVSTLCAMTGLKTLLLEMPIRQQQDQVSRAWEHIEDLKKRFPDNVETMSVNLTPAFEELYKTFNVQDDLYPNEKLAFANTRSRLRMLTLYYYGQINGLLVCGTGNKVEDFGIGFYTKYGDGGVDVSPIADLYKTEVYHLSKALNLVKSIQEAIPTDGLWDTDRTDEQQIGATYPELEKIQKEYPTKTLEDYTGRDREVYTIFDRMHKAAQHKMNPIPICDIPEEWR; this is encoded by the coding sequence ATGCAAACAGATAAAGTAATTCAGCACATTGTAAATTGGTTAAAAGATTACGCCCAAAAAGCTAATGCAAAAGGCTATGTGGTGGGAGTTTCTGGCGGTGTAGATTCTGGAGTAGTTTCTACACTATGTGCGATGACGGGACTTAAAACCCTACTACTAGAAATGCCCATTAGACAACAGCAAGACCAAGTGAGCCGTGCGTGGGAACATATAGAAGACCTCAAAAAACGCTTTCCTGATAATGTGGAAACAATGAGCGTAAACCTCACTCCTGCTTTTGAGGAGCTTTATAAGACCTTTAATGTCCAAGATGACCTCTACCCTAACGAAAAATTGGCTTTTGCTAATACCAGAAGTAGATTAAGAATGCTTACGCTCTACTATTACGGACAAATTAACGGACTCCTCGTGTGTGGTACAGGCAACAAGGTGGAAGATTTTGGGATTGGTTTCTACACCAAATATGGCGATGGTGGCGTAGATGTTTCTCCAATCGCTGACCTTTACAAAACGGAGGTTTACCACCTTTCTAAAGCCTTGAATCTCGTGAAAAGTATCCAAGAGGCAATTCCTACCGATGGGCTTTGGGATACAGACAGAACCGATGAGCAACAAATAGGAGCTACCTACCCAGAACTTGAAAAAATACAGAAAGAATACCCTACCAAAACCCTAGAAGATTACACAGGAAGAGACCGAGAAGTCTATACCATATTTGACCGAATGCACAAAGCAGCTCAACACAAAATGAACCCAATCCCTATATGTGATATTCCTGAAGAGTGGAGGTAA
- a CDS encoding LTA synthase family protein, whose amino-acid sequence MKHLRIREILVLLYRVLLVFIFFQIARFLFWIFNKDLIKIDSLSQYFKLAYYGTAFDTTAILYVNSLFILLSLIPLTINTRRGYQKLLFWVYFVTNGIAYSMNFGDFIYYRFSQSRLTSAVLDVVEHESNILKVFGVSLIENPLIPLLFVTLLTEWVWLYKKVSISYQKPRKLLPYFIGSVVILCIVATLTVGGIRGDFKHSTRPINLVDANRHTENPIHANVVLNSTFSFLRTLGSNNFKEVHFVEEKFIKEHIKPYKLYQRDVPKERPNIVIFIVESFGKEYSGAFNSSSKIKDYVSYTPFIDSLAKGSLIFTNAFANGRQSIHGMSSILAGIPSLKDAFTSSPYSNQKIQSIVSVCNELGYDTSFYHGAPNGSMGFLGFGNILGFQKYYGKTEYNNDDDFDGMWAIWDEPFLQYFAKNVCQKSLEKPFMATVFTASSHHPFKIPEKYNGKFKKGHIPMHEPIQYTDYAIKKYFETSKKQPWFQNTIFVITGDHTNQPFYPEYEKAMNRFALPLIFYSPNPKYNLRGIDERLAQQSDIYPTLADIIAYNKPIRSWGRSLVSPKNEEAIIINSDGIQEQFIIGNYIYLFNGKDIIGVYNKTDLGLGNNLIKSINKPEVDYGKKLCMAWYQDYMYRVINRKLN is encoded by the coding sequence ATGAAACATCTCCGCATAAGAGAAATATTGGTTTTATTATATAGAGTTTTACTGGTATTTATTTTCTTTCAAATTGCTAGATTTCTATTCTGGATTTTCAATAAAGATTTAATAAAAATCGATAGCTTGTCCCAATACTTTAAATTGGCATATTACGGTACCGCGTTTGATACTACGGCAATATTGTATGTTAATTCGTTATTTATACTATTAAGTCTTATTCCACTCACTATCAATACTAGAAGAGGATATCAAAAATTACTCTTTTGGGTATATTTTGTTACCAATGGTATTGCTTATTCTATGAATTTTGGCGACTTTATCTATTACCGGTTTAGTCAATCTAGACTAACCTCTGCTGTGCTAGATGTGGTAGAACACGAGTCTAATATTTTAAAAGTATTTGGTGTTTCATTAATAGAAAATCCTTTAATTCCTTTATTGTTTGTTACTCTATTAACGGAGTGGGTTTGGCTTTACAAAAAGGTAAGTATATCTTACCAAAAACCTCGAAAGTTACTACCTTATTTTATAGGCTCTGTGGTAATTTTGTGTATAGTGGCTACACTTACGGTAGGTGGTATAAGAGGCGATTTTAAACATAGTACCCGACCTATCAACTTGGTAGATGCTAATAGACATACAGAGAATCCAATTCATGCTAATGTTGTGCTTAATAGTACCTTTTCGTTTTTGAGAACTTTAGGTTCTAACAATTTTAAAGAGGTTCATTTCGTGGAGGAAAAATTTATTAAAGAGCACATAAAACCTTATAAATTATACCAAAGAGATGTGCCTAAAGAAAGACCAAATATTGTGATTTTTATTGTAGAAAGTTTTGGTAAAGAATATTCTGGTGCATTTAATAGTTCTAGTAAAATCAAAGACTATGTTTCGTACACTCCTTTTATAGATAGCTTAGCTAAAGGAAGTCTTATTTTTACTAATGCTTTCGCTAACGGAAGGCAATCTATACACGGTATGAGTAGTATTTTGGCAGGTATCCCAAGTTTGAAAGATGCTTTTACAAGCTCTCCATATTCTAATCAAAAAATACAATCTATTGTATCTGTGTGTAATGAATTGGGATATGATACTTCCTTCTATCATGGAGCTCCTAATGGTTCCATGGGCTTTTTGGGATTTGGGAATATTCTTGGGTTTCAAAAATATTATGGCAAAACCGAATATAATAATGATGATGACTTTGATGGTATGTGGGCAATTTGGGACGAACCTTTTTTACAGTATTTCGCTAAAAATGTGTGTCAAAAAAGTCTAGAAAAACCTTTTATGGCAACCGTATTCACGGCATCGTCTCATCACCCTTTTAAAATCCCTGAAAAATACAACGGAAAATTTAAAAAAGGGCATATCCCAATGCACGAACCTATACAATACACCGATTATGCTATAAAAAAATACTTTGAAACGTCTAAAAAACAGCCTTGGTTTCAAAATACCATTTTTGTAATTACGGGAGACCATACCAATCAGCCTTTTTATCCAGAGTACGAAAAGGCAATGAACCGCTTTGCACTTCCTCTCATTTTCTATTCTCCTAACCCTAAATATAATCTCAGAGGAATAGATGAAAGGTTGGCACAACAGTCTGATATCTACCCTACATTAGCCGATATAATAGCTTATAACAAGCCTATAAGAAGTTGGGGAAGGAGTTTAGTTTCTCCTAAAAATGAAGAAGCTATTATTATAAATTCGGACGGAATACAAGAACAATTTATCATTGGTAATTATATTTACCTTTTTAATGGTAAAGACATTATAGGTGTTTATAATAAAACTGATTTAGGTTTAGGGAATAACCTTATAAAAAGCATCAATAAACCCGAGGTGGATTATGGCAAAAAACTCTGTATGGCGTGGTATCAAGACTATATGTATAGGGTTATCAACAGAAAGTTAAATTAA
- a CDS encoding START-like domain-containing protein — translation MAKHKVTYEFAMHCLSEILYEYLATAEGLAEWFADEVEERGDDFYFSWGGGPAEKATLIRYKPESFVRFRWEEDEGTKSFFEMSIVIDEITEDLSLNITDFCEKGDEEENRLYWENLVENLKIKLGAA, via the coding sequence ATGGCGAAACATAAGGTAACTTACGAGTTTGCAATGCATTGCTTATCAGAGATTTTGTATGAATATCTAGCGACTGCGGAAGGTTTAGCGGAGTGGTTTGCTGATGAGGTAGAAGAGAGAGGAGATGATTTTTATTTCAGTTGGGGCGGTGGTCCTGCTGAAAAGGCGACGCTTATAAGATATAAGCCTGAAAGTTTTGTTCGTTTTAGATGGGAAGAAGATGAAGGTACTAAGAGTTTCTTCGAAATGTCTATTGTGATAGATGAAATAACGGAAGACCTATCTCTTAACATTACAGACTTTTGCGAAAAAGGAGATGAGGAAGAAAACCGTCTTTATTGGGAAAACCTTGTAGAAAACCTAAAAATAAAACTAGGTGCAGCTTAG
- a CDS encoding DUF2147 domain-containing protein produces MKKLMFATMALMFSVMSYAQIEGKWKTIDDETGQAKSIVEIFKKSDGKYYGKVVQLLIKPADPNCSLCKDDRKGKPILGMEVIRGIKKDGNTFDGGTITNPKNGKVYKCSIEREGNKLNVRGYIGISIAGRTQVWHKVD; encoded by the coding sequence ATGAAAAAATTAATGTTTGCCACTATGGCTCTAATGTTTAGTGTGATGTCTTATGCTCAAATAGAAGGAAAATGGAAAACTATTGATGATGAAACAGGGCAAGCTAAATCTATTGTAGAAATTTTCAAGAAGTCTGACGGAAAATACTATGGCAAAGTAGTACAGCTACTTATTAAGCCTGCTGACCCTAACTGCTCTTTGTGTAAAGACGATAGAAAAGGAAAACCTATTTTGGGAATGGAAGTGATTAGAGGCATCAAAAAAGATGGTAATACCTTTGATGGAGGAACTATTACTAACCCTAAAAACGGTAAGGTTTACAAATGTTCTATCGAAAGGGAAGGTAATAAGTTAAATGTAAGAGGTTATATAGGTATCTCTATAGCTGGACGTACCCAAGTTTGGCATAAAGTAGATTAA